In the genome of Gloeotrichia echinulata CP02, one region contains:
- the leuS gene encoding leucine--tRNA ligase, whose product MDSRYNPAAIEEKWQTIWAELGLDKTPTDSSKPKFYALSMFPYPSGSLHMGHVRNYTITDVIARLKRMQGYRVLHPMGWDAFGLPAENAAIDRGVPPAKWTYQNIAQMRQQLQRLGLSIDWEREVATCSPDYYKWTQWIFLQFLQAGLAYQKEAAVNWDPIDQTVLANEQVDNEGRSWRSGAIVERKLLRQWFFKITDYAEQLLNDLNKLPGWPERVKLMQANWIGKSTGAYLEFPIVGLDEKIPVYTTRPDTVYGVSYLVLAPEHPLTLRVTTKEQQGAVEAFIKEVSQQSELERTAEDKPKRGIPTGGKAINPFTGEEVPIWVADYVLYEYGTGAVMGVPAHDVRDFKFANRYNLPIEFVIVQPDEVVDEDFRQEDPPLIMISYDSAYTEPGILINSGQFSGVPSTQAKQRIIEYAEQQGFGKARVQYRLRDWLISRQRYWGAPIPVIHCPNCGIVPVPEQDLPVELPVDVELTGRGGSPLAQLESWVNVPCPTCGTRAKRETDTMDTFIDSSWYFLRYADAKNEQQVFDPTKTNDWLPVDQYVGGIEHAILHLLFSRFFTKVLRDRGLLNFDEPFQRLLTQGMVQGLTYLNPNKGGKDKWIPSNLVTNPADPRDPETGEPLQRLYATMSKSKGNGVAPEDVIAKYGVDTARMFVLFKAPPAKDLEWDEADVEGQFRFLNRVWRLVTDYIAAGVSHKPAQLANLTKPEKELRRAIHSAIKEVTEDVEDEYQFNTAISELMKLSNALTDASDKKSPIFAEGIRTIVVMLAPLAPHIADELWHLLGNSDSVHTQTWPVFDPVALVADEITLVIQIMGKTRGSIQVPAQADKAELEKYARESEITQRYIEGKEIKKVIVVPGKLVNFVVN is encoded by the coding sequence GTGGATTCCCGATACAACCCAGCAGCAATTGAGGAAAAATGGCAAACTATATGGGCAGAACTTGGCTTAGATAAAACGCCTACAGATAGCAGCAAGCCTAAATTCTATGCTCTATCTATGTTCCCCTATCCATCGGGCAGCCTACATATGGGGCACGTCCGTAATTATACAATTACAGATGTGATTGCTCGTCTCAAGCGAATGCAAGGCTATCGGGTACTGCATCCAATGGGATGGGACGCTTTTGGCTTACCTGCAGAAAACGCGGCTATTGACCGTGGCGTTCCCCCTGCTAAGTGGACTTATCAAAATATTGCCCAAATGCGGCAGCAATTGCAACGTCTTGGTTTGTCTATCGATTGGGAACGGGAAGTTGCGACTTGTTCGCCAGACTATTACAAGTGGACGCAATGGATTTTCTTGCAATTTTTGCAAGCGGGGTTGGCTTACCAAAAGGAAGCAGCGGTTAATTGGGACCCTATCGACCAAACTGTACTGGCTAACGAGCAAGTTGATAACGAAGGACGTTCTTGGCGCAGTGGGGCAATAGTTGAGCGCAAATTATTACGGCAATGGTTTTTTAAGATTACCGACTACGCGGAACAATTACTCAATGATTTAAATAAATTACCAGGTTGGCCTGAACGTGTCAAGTTGATGCAGGCAAACTGGATTGGTAAATCAACAGGTGCATACTTGGAATTTCCCATTGTTGGGTTGGATGAAAAAATCCCCGTTTACACGACGCGCCCTGATACGGTTTATGGTGTCAGTTATTTGGTATTGGCGCCCGAACATCCCTTAACCTTGCGCGTCACCACTAAAGAACAGCAAGGAGCGGTAGAAGCTTTTATTAAAGAAGTTTCCCAGCAAAGTGAATTGGAACGTACCGCTGAAGACAAGCCTAAGCGCGGTATTCCCACTGGTGGTAAGGCGATTAACCCATTCACGGGGGAAGAAGTACCCATCTGGGTTGCTGACTATGTGCTGTATGAGTACGGTACTGGGGCGGTTATGGGTGTACCAGCACATGATGTGCGAGATTTCAAGTTTGCCAATAGATATAATTTACCCATTGAGTTTGTTATCGTTCAACCTGATGAGGTCGTGGATGAGGATTTCCGTCAAGAAGATCCGCCTTTAATCATGATTTCTTATGATAGTGCTTACACTGAACCAGGAATTTTGATTAATTCTGGACAATTTAGTGGCGTCCCATCCACACAAGCCAAGCAAAGAATCATTGAATACGCCGAACAACAAGGTTTTGGCAAAGCGCGGGTGCAATATCGTTTGCGGGATTGGTTGATTTCCCGACAGCGGTATTGGGGCGCACCTATCCCAGTGATTCATTGTCCCAATTGTGGGATTGTACCAGTTCCTGAGCAAGATTTACCAGTAGAGTTGCCGGTAGATGTAGAATTGACGGGACGCGGTGGTTCACCTTTGGCGCAGTTAGAAAGTTGGGTGAATGTCCCTTGTCCCACTTGTGGTACCAGAGCCAAGCGGGAAACTGACACGATGGATACTTTTATTGATTCGTCGTGGTATTTCTTGCGGTATGCTGATGCTAAGAATGAACAACAGGTATTTGACCCGACAAAGACCAATGACTGGTTGCCTGTGGATCAATATGTCGGGGGAATTGAACACGCGATTTTGCATTTGTTGTTTTCGCGGTTCTTTACTAAGGTGCTGCGAGATAGAGGCTTATTGAACTTTGATGAACCCTTTCAACGCCTGTTAACTCAAGGAATGGTACAGGGTTTAACTTATCTCAATCCCAACAAGGGCGGTAAGGATAAGTGGATTCCTTCTAATTTGGTGACAAATCCCGCTGACCCCCGTGACCCCGAAACAGGTGAACCATTGCAACGCCTTTATGCTACCATGTCTAAGTCTAAGGGTAACGGTGTCGCGCCGGAAGATGTCATCGCCAAATATGGTGTAGATACAGCCCGGATGTTCGTCTTATTCAAGGCGCCCCCAGCAAAGGACTTAGAATGGGATGAAGCTGATGTGGAAGGACAATTCCGCTTCTTAAATCGGGTGTGGCGCTTGGTCACAGATTATATTGCTGCTGGGGTATCACACAAGCCAGCCCAACTCGCCAATTTAACTAAACCAGAAAAAGAGTTACGTCGAGCAATTCACTCGGCGATTAAAGAAGTTACTGAAGATGTGGAAGACGAATATCAATTCAATACGGCTATTTCGGAATTGATGAAGTTAAGTAACGCCCTGACTGATGCTAGCGACAAAAAGTCACCAATTTTTGCCGAAGGAATCAGGACAATAGTTGTCATGCTTGCGCCTTTAGCACCACACATTGCTGATGAATTGTGGCATTTATTGGGTAACAGCGATTCTGTCCACACACAAACTTGGCCTGTTTTTGACCCGGTGGCTTTAGTAGCTGATGAAATTACTTTGGTAATTCAAATTATGGGCAAAACTCGCGGTTCAATTCAAGTACCAGCGCAAGCAGATAAAGCCGAGTTGGAAAAATATGCTCGTGAGTCGGAAATTACCCAACGTTACATTGAGGGTAAGGAGATTAAGAAGGTGATTGTCGTACCTGGGAAGTTGGTCAATTTTGTTGTCAACTAA
- a CDS encoding UTP--glucose-1-phosphate uridylyltransferase, with protein MEKNKVRKAVIPAAGFGTRLFPATKVVKKELFPIIDRDGRAKPVILAIVEEAINAGIVEVGIVAQPDDKEVFTNLFQNPPKSELLAKLSPQNQEYSEYLQDLGSKITILTQEAQEGYGHAVFCAKEWVKDEPFLLLLGDHVYASDTDKSCARQILDIYEQVSQSVVGLTKVPAEIIHKAGCITGVWQEFNSILEVTQIYEKPSVEYARQHLRVEGMSEDEFLGVFGLYLLTPKIFEFLEEHINQNFRERGEFQLTSCLDRLRQAEGMTGYVVPGKCFDTGLPDAYRQTMIDFRNVF; from the coding sequence ATGGAGAAAAATAAAGTTAGAAAGGCTGTAATTCCGGCTGCTGGTTTTGGTACTCGGTTGTTTCCAGCGACGAAAGTTGTGAAAAAAGAACTTTTCCCGATTATTGATCGAGATGGTAGGGCAAAACCTGTGATTTTGGCAATTGTTGAAGAAGCAATCAATGCGGGAATTGTCGAAGTCGGGATTGTGGCTCAACCTGATGACAAAGAAGTATTTACAAATTTATTTCAAAATCCACCTAAATCAGAACTTTTGGCGAAACTTTCGCCGCAAAATCAAGAATATAGCGAATATTTGCAAGATTTGGGCAGCAAAATCACAATCCTAACGCAAGAGGCGCAAGAAGGCTACGGTCACGCGGTATTTTGTGCTAAGGAATGGGTAAAAGATGAGCCATTTCTGCTGTTGCTAGGGGACCATGTTTACGCATCTGACACGGACAAATCTTGTGCGCGGCAAATTTTAGATATTTATGAACAAGTGAGTCAAAGTGTGGTAGGCTTGACTAAAGTGCCCGCTGAAATTATTCATAAAGCTGGGTGTATTACAGGAGTTTGGCAAGAGTTCAACTCGATTCTTGAAGTTACACAAATTTACGAAAAGCCAAGTGTGGAGTATGCACGTCAGCATTTGCGTGTAGAGGGGATGTCAGAGGATGAGTTTTTAGGTGTATTTGGTTTGTATTTACTGACGCCGAAAATTTTTGAATTTTTAGAAGAACATATCAATCAAAACTTCCGCGAACGGGGTGAATTTCAGTTAACATCCTGTCTCGATAGATTGCGTCAAGCCGAGGGAATGACAGGATATGTTGTCCCAGGGAAATGTTTTGATACGGGCTTACCAGATGCTTATCGGCAGACAATGATTGATTTTAGAAATGTATTTTAG
- a CDS encoding serine/threonine protein kinase, translated as MNKSHIQQIIKSIHQELVPRLRIESVNPHDPVQVHYVPEPWQLLGRGNYAVVVYHSDYPNLVVKIYAPGRPGFEEEVEVYRRLGFHPAFSECLYAQDGLLLLKRLYGVTLYDCMKLGLRIPKQVIRDVDQALDYARDRGLYPHDIHGRNVMMHEGRGLVVDISDFLHEDSCSKWNNLKKAYYWLYLPLIYPLGLRIPYFILDIVRKSYRLATSLRAICCQFIQNVGK; from the coding sequence ATGAATAAATCGCATATTCAGCAGATAATCAAGAGTATCCACCAAGAGCTAGTTCCTAGACTACGAATCGAGAGTGTCAATCCCCATGACCCAGTACAAGTTCACTATGTCCCTGAACCTTGGCAACTTTTGGGTAGAGGGAACTACGCTGTAGTTGTTTATCATTCTGACTATCCAAATCTGGTGGTGAAGATTTACGCCCCTGGGCGTCCGGGCTTTGAGGAGGAAGTGGAGGTTTATCGTCGCTTAGGTTTCCATCCTGCTTTCTCTGAGTGTTTGTATGCACAAGATGGCTTGTTACTCTTGAAACGACTGTATGGAGTAACCCTCTACGATTGCATGAAACTTGGTCTACGTATTCCAAAGCAGGTGATTCGAGACGTGGATCAAGCTTTGGATTATGCTCGCGATCGCGGACTTTACCCCCATGACATTCATGGACGGAATGTTATGATGCACGAAGGCAGGGGATTGGTTGTGGACATCTCAGACTTCCTCCATGAGGACAGCTGCTCAAAGTGGAATAACTTGAAGAAGGCATATTACTGGTTATACCTCCCCCTGATTTATCCACTAGGGCTACGAATACCGTACTTTATCCTGGATATTGTCCGCAAAAGCTATCGTTTAGCAACTTCTTTGAGGGCAATTTGCTGTCAATTCATCCAAAATGTTGGCAAATAA
- a CDS encoding DUF3598 family protein, which produces MNAQEQNWLNLFGNHSPAGFAWHGTWTRYSPEIEVINSFKGIRKFWANEDKTIIYHTNNYTYADGSTEEKKWQLDKQTCNQPDGLIHVALPNMRALSFGQGATGGVSKKFEPEKNFGVELFFKHEVWRTSVVIIYGINGDLERISHIREHLDSFPPESPGLEVKEINGQWIGERTSMDSALTISVTEPTPEIVLDPTNGINKTLFLPDGIVINAPERLKISQDFQLIAGRFVTENQFKRLTVKYDEHGDFQLLISEVFYRQS; this is translated from the coding sequence ATGAATGCACAAGAACAAAACTGGCTCAATTTATTTGGTAATCACAGTCCTGCAGGTTTTGCTTGGCATGGAACATGGACTAGATATTCACCTGAAATAGAAGTTATCAATTCATTTAAAGGTATAAGAAAATTTTGGGCTAATGAAGATAAAACAATTATCTATCATACCAATAATTATACCTACGCTGATGGTAGTACAGAAGAAAAAAAATGGCAACTTGATAAACAAACTTGTAATCAGCCTGATGGATTAATTCATGTAGCTTTACCTAACATGAGGGCGCTGTCTTTTGGTCAAGGCGCGACTGGTGGGGTAAGTAAAAAATTTGAACCAGAGAAAAATTTTGGTGTAGAGTTATTTTTTAAGCATGAAGTTTGGCGCACTAGCGTAGTTATTATATATGGGATAAATGGTGATTTAGAGAGAATTTCTCATATTCGTGAACATTTAGATAGCTTTCCCCCAGAATCTCCAGGTTTAGAAGTTAAGGAAATTAATGGTCAATGGATAGGCGAAAGAACTTCTATGGATTCAGCTTTAACCATTTCAGTTACTGAACCAACTCCAGAGATTGTTTTAGATCCAACAAATGGTATAAATAAAACGTTATTCTTGCCTGATGGTATAGTTATTAATGCTCCTGAAAGATTGAAAATTTCCCAAGATTTTCAGCTGATAGCCGGTAGATTTGTCACTGAGAATCAATTTAAGCGATTGACAGTTAAATATGATGAGCATGGTGATTTTCAGCTATTGATTTCTGAAGTATTTTATCGCCAATCTTAA
- a CDS encoding nuclear transport factor 2 family protein, translating into MSRATLETVVADYFANIAAMNAEGWVENFAEDALSYDPVGEPPTKIHEGFREFIGQLQAVFEKLEPTTEHIFVAGHEAAVKWTMRGLSKSGKSVTFEGITIFEVNEDGKIQTTRAYWNPVAMVAQLRS; encoded by the coding sequence ATGTCACGTGCAACACTTGAAACAGTGGTCGCAGACTACTTTGCTAATATTGCAGCCATGAATGCAGAAGGATGGGTAGAGAACTTTGCCGAAGATGCTTTGAGTTATGATCCTGTTGGCGAACCACCGACAAAAATTCATGAGGGATTTCGTGAGTTTATCGGGCAATTACAAGCAGTTTTTGAGAAACTAGAACCTACAACTGAGCATATCTTTGTTGCTGGTCATGAAGCTGCAGTCAAGTGGACTATGCGAGGACTCAGCAAAAGTGGTAAGTCTGTTACCTTTGAGGGGATTACAATTTTTGAGGTCAACGAAGACGGGAAGATTCAAACGACTCGCGCTTACTGGAATCCAGTAGCGATGGTGGCGCAACTGCGGTCTTAG
- a CDS encoding MFS transporter: MMENKNNRKALFALFLTVFIDLLGFGIVLPILPLYAEQFGAKPDVATLLVAIYSLMQFLFAALWGKLSDRYGRRPILLLTLSGSVIAYIGLGVANSLWILFVARGLAGVMAGNISTAQAYVADITTPTNRSRGMGVIGAAFGLGFIFGPAIGGILTGTDPQNANFHLPSLFAAGLSVLALLSTLILLPESLNPEMKAKIKAHRQHHKQRLNLLEVLKHPQIGVLVAIYFLVTFAVAAMDSTLALWSKQQLNWGPGQTSYLFAFMGVLSTIIQGGLIGLLKKHLGEIKLLILGIAGLGLGLLLLGFSKSLILLLITMTFVAWGISISQPILNSLISQFTTAEQQGQMLGVASSLSALARIIGPIWAGMSFIKFGSSAPFLSGALVMLVALTLSLQLTKSSFIPKSL; this comes from the coding sequence ATGATGGAAAATAAGAATAATCGCAAAGCTTTATTTGCTTTGTTTTTAACTGTTTTTATAGACCTACTCGGCTTCGGAATTGTTCTGCCAATACTTCCTTTGTACGCGGAACAATTCGGTGCAAAGCCAGATGTAGCAACGCTACTTGTAGCTATTTACTCGTTGATGCAGTTTTTATTTGCAGCATTGTGGGGTAAATTAAGCGATCGCTATGGGCGTCGTCCTATTTTGTTACTTACTTTATCAGGTTCAGTAATTGCATATATAGGATTAGGCGTTGCGAATTCGTTATGGATTTTATTTGTGGCTCGTGGTCTTGCTGGAGTCATGGCTGGGAACATTTCCACAGCTCAGGCATATGTAGCAGACATTACCACACCAACTAATCGATCCCGTGGGATGGGTGTCATAGGAGCAGCTTTTGGTCTTGGGTTCATTTTCGGTCCTGCTATTGGCGGTATATTGACCGGGACTGATCCGCAAAATGCCAACTTTCATCTACCGTCATTATTCGCCGCCGGATTATCTGTATTGGCACTGCTTTCCACCTTAATTTTACTTCCAGAATCTCTCAATCCAGAGATGAAAGCCAAAATTAAAGCTCATCGTCAGCACCATAAGCAACGGCTAAATTTGCTAGAGGTGTTAAAGCATCCACAGATCGGCGTCCTCGTGGCAATATACTTTTTAGTCACCTTTGCGGTTGCGGCTATGGACTCTACATTGGCTCTGTGGTCTAAGCAGCAATTAAATTGGGGACCTGGACAAACTAGCTATCTTTTTGCCTTCATGGGTGTTCTCAGCACAATCATCCAAGGAGGACTCATAGGATTGCTGAAGAAACACTTGGGTGAAATCAAGCTCCTTATTTTAGGAATAGCAGGATTAGGTTTGGGATTACTGCTACTTGGCTTTTCAAAAAGCCTAATTTTATTGTTAATTACCATGACATTTGTAGCTTGGGGAATTAGTATTAGCCAACCTATATTAAACAGTCTAATATCTCAGTTTACAACAGCAGAACAACAAGGACAAATGTTAGGAGTTGCTAGTTCTTTATCCGCTTTGGCAAGAATTATCGGACCAATATGGGCAGGGATGAGCTTTATAAAATTTGGTAGTTCTGCTCCTTTTTTGAGTGGAGCTTTAGTAATGTTGGTGGCTTTGACTCTTAGTCTGCAATTAACTAAAAGCTCATTTATACCCAAGTCTCTATAA
- a CDS encoding HEAT repeat domain-containing protein, which produces MLITPRLTSKPAPYILYPLIFILSLFLSLSWVSAKEKPKPNPQAWQINGIVAALSDGHDQVKGYAFGKFSKYDLKNLKTVIEKPEDLAKKAVDILKDKTVEDYVRSSAASALGNLGDAAKPYVKDIADILKDKTVEDYVRSSAASALGNLGDAAKPYVKDILDILKDKTVDANVRSSAASALGNLGDAAKPYVKDILDFLKDKTVNAWVRSSAAKALENLGDAAKPYVKDIADILKDKTVHADVRSSAASALGNLGDAAKPYVKDIADILKDKTVDAYVRYGAASALGKLGDAAKLYVKDIADILKDKTVNASVRSSAAAALGNLGDAAKPYVKDIADILKDKTVDAYVRGYAALALANIEQLNLNNVVVILDSVYYDSQSDFQLWRFFTYFLSGGTDEVKTLLTWLGKPKSIPDKLTHDEGVKTLQVFLKAWEPTKDLKELREDLAKQIAEVAANKNVDWKLQDINLLQSHLSNLKTINSTNANAVQSVIDNL; this is translated from the coding sequence ATGCTGATAACACCCCGGCTGACTAGCAAACCTGCCCCTTACATCCTTTATCCTTTAATATTCATCCTTTCCTTATTTCTCTCCCTGTCTTGGGTGAGTGCGAAGGAAAAACCCAAGCCAAACCCGCAAGCGTGGCAGATTAATGGTATTGTAGCTGCCCTTAGTGATGGACATGACCAAGTAAAGGGATATGCTTTTGGCAAATTCAGTAAATATGACCTTAAAAACTTGAAAACGGTGATTGAGAAACCGGAGGATCTTGCCAAAAAAGCTGTTGACATCCTCAAGGATAAAACCGTTGAGGACTATGTTCGTAGCAGTGCAGCATCAGCATTGGGAAATCTGGGAGATGCAGCCAAACCCTACGTCAAAGATATCGCCGACATCCTCAAGGATAAAACCGTTGAGGACTATGTTCGTAGCAGTGCAGCATCAGCATTGGGAAATCTGGGAGATGCAGCCAAACCCTACGTCAAAGATATCCTCGACATCCTCAAGGATAAAACCGTTGACGCCAATGTTCGTAGCAGTGCAGCATCAGCATTGGGAAATCTGGGAGATGCAGCCAAACCCTACGTCAAAGATATCCTCGACTTCCTCAAGGATAAAACCGTTAACGCCTGGGTTCGTAGCAGTGCAGCAAAAGCATTGGAAAATCTGGGAGATGCAGCCAAACCCTACGTCAAAGATATCGCCGACATCCTCAAGGATAAAACCGTTCACGCCGATGTTCGTAGCAGTGCAGCATCAGCTTTGGGAAATCTGGGAGATGCAGCCAAACCCTACGTCAAAGATATCGCCGACATCCTCAAGGATAAAACCGTTGACGCCTATGTTCGTTACGGTGCAGCATCAGCTTTGGGAAAACTGGGAGATGCAGCCAAACTCTACGTCAAAGATATCGCCGACATCCTCAAGGATAAAACCGTTAACGCCTCTGTTCGTAGCAGTGCAGCAGCAGCATTGGGAAATCTGGGAGATGCAGCCAAACCCTACGTCAAAGATATCGCCGACATCCTCAAGGATAAAACCGTTGACGCCTATGTTCGTGGGTATGCAGCATTAGCTTTGGCAAACATAGAACAACTCAACTTAAATAATGTGGTTGTAATTCTCGATAGCGTCTATTACGATAGTCAATCAGATTTCCAACTGTGGCGATTTTTCACTTATTTCCTGAGTGGCGGTACTGATGAAGTCAAAACCCTGCTGACATGGCTGGGCAAACCTAAAAGTATTCCTGATAAACTCACACATGATGAAGGCGTCAAAACACTTCAAGTCTTTCTCAAAGCCTGGGAACCTACTAAAGACTTAAAAGAATTACGAGAGGACTTAGCAAAGCAAATTGCAGAAGTCGCCGCCAACAAAAATGTTGACTGGAAATTACAAGATATCAATTTACTGCAAAGTCATCTCAGCAACCTGAAAACAATCAACTCTACCAATGCTAATGCAGTGCAGTCGGTAATCGATAATCTGTAA
- the glyS gene encoding glycine--tRNA ligase subunit beta codes for MPAFLLEVGTEELPANFLRDAILQWRSRIPQSLQANNLTSDAVEVYGTPRRLAVLIKGLPSQQPDREEEIKGPPAQAAFKDGKPTPAAAGFAKKQGVELEALEIRPTDKGDFVFVNKSIPGRPVAEILTELVPQWILSLEGKRLMRWGDGDVRFSRPIRWLVALLDDAVLPIELVNASKIVKSDRVSQSHRVLHPEPVTIARATDYVTTLRSVYVAVDAQERATNIAAEVNASVQTLNGHAEIYPDLLEEVSNLVEWPSPVVGKFEDEFLNLPTEVITTVMVSHQRYFPVFKAADSKELLPYFVTISNGDPSKADIIAVGNERVIRARLADGQFFYKTDLAKPLESYLPQLEKVTFQEDLGSLRVKVDRIVKIAGQITDQLQLAADQRQNIQRAALLIKADLVTQMVYEFPELQGIMGEKYALASGETSEVAKAIFEHYLPRNADDILPQTITGQVVALADKLDTLVSIFGLGLIPTGSSDPFALRRAANAVINIAWAANLPINLAHLLEQITTDFVAAYDKEQAPLVATLRDFFLQRIRTLLQEEKQIDYDLVNAVLGENDPEYAERALKDLLDVRDRALYLQQIRHDGTLDHIYETVNRSARLAVQGDLDTQQLDPTAVVQPELFQKPSEAAFYNAIVELVPQTQVAQQSRNYQLLVAALGKITPTVSSFFDGADSVLVMDPNPDIKRNRLHLLGLLRNHARVLADFGAIVKNL; via the coding sequence ATGCCTGCATTTTTATTAGAAGTTGGTACAGAAGAACTACCTGCAAACTTTCTCCGTGATGCGATTTTACAATGGCGATCGCGCATTCCGCAAAGTCTGCAAGCCAACAATCTCACGAGTGATGCGGTGGAAGTTTATGGTACTCCCCGACGTTTAGCGGTACTCATCAAAGGTCTACCATCGCAACAACCAGACCGGGAAGAGGAAATCAAAGGACCACCAGCCCAAGCTGCTTTTAAGGATGGTAAACCGACGCCCGCTGCTGCTGGGTTTGCGAAAAAGCAAGGTGTGGAACTGGAAGCTTTGGAAATTCGCCCCACGGACAAGGGGGATTTTGTCTTTGTCAACAAAAGCATTCCCGGTCGTCCGGTGGCGGAAATTTTGACGGAACTGGTTCCCCAATGGATTTTGAGTTTAGAAGGGAAGCGGTTGATGCGCTGGGGTGATGGGGATGTGCGGTTTTCTCGCCCGATTCGTTGGCTGGTGGCTTTGTTGGATGATGCGGTGTTACCGATTGAATTGGTGAATGCTTCTAAAATTGTCAAGAGCGATCGCGTTTCCCAATCTCATCGGGTTTTGCATCCAGAACCTGTGACCATTGCCCGTGCTACTGATTATGTTACCACCTTACGCTCTGTTTATGTGGCAGTTGATGCCCAGGAACGGGCGACGAACATTGCAGCGGAAGTTAACGCATCTGTACAAACGTTAAATGGTCATGCCGAAATCTACCCTGATTTGTTAGAAGAAGTCAGTAATTTGGTAGAATGGCCTTCGCCTGTTGTTGGTAAATTTGAAGATGAATTTTTGAACTTACCCACGGAGGTGATTACCACTGTCATGGTGAGTCACCAGCGTTATTTCCCAGTTTTCAAAGCCGCAGATAGCAAAGAATTACTGCCTTATTTCGTCACCATTTCCAACGGAGACCCCAGCAAAGCTGATATCATTGCCGTAGGGAATGAAAGAGTCATCCGCGCCCGTTTGGCTGATGGACAGTTTTTCTACAAAACAGATTTAGCCAAGCCTTTAGAAAGTTATTTACCTCAGTTAGAAAAGGTCACATTCCAAGAAGATTTAGGTTCGCTGCGTGTCAAGGTCGATAGAATTGTCAAAATTGCCGGACAAATTACAGACCAACTGCAATTAGCAGCCGATCAACGCCAGAATATTCAAAGAGCCGCTTTGCTAATTAAAGCTGACCTTGTTACTCAAATGGTATACGAATTCCCGGAATTGCAAGGAATTATGGGGGAAAAGTATGCCTTAGCTAGTGGCGAAACTTCCGAAGTTGCCAAGGCAATTTTTGAACATTATTTACCCCGAAATGCTGATGATATTTTACCCCAAACCATCACAGGTCAAGTTGTCGCCTTAGCCGATAAATTAGACACCTTGGTAAGTATCTTTGGCTTGGGTTTAATTCCCACAGGTTCATCTGACCCCTTTGCTTTGCGACGGGCAGCAAATGCGGTAATTAACATTGCCTGGGCGGCTAACTTACCAATTAATTTAGCACATCTACTAGAGCAAATCACTACAGATTTTGTCGCCGCCTATGACAAAGAACAAGCGCCATTAGTTGCGACATTGCGAGACTTTTTCCTGCAACGTATCCGCACCCTACTGCAAGAAGAAAAGCAGATAGATTATGACCTAGTAAATGCCGTCTTGGGAGAAAATGACCCCGAATATGCCGAAAGGGCATTAAAAGATTTATTAGATGTCCGCGATCGCGCATTATATCTCCAACAAATTCGCCATGACGGTACCTTAGATCACATTTACGAAACTGTTAACCGTTCCGCTCGATTAGCAGTCCAAGGAGACTTGGATACACAACAACTAGACCCAACAGCAGTAGTTCAGCCAGAACTCTTCCAAAAGCCTTCCGAAGCAGCTTTTTACAATGCCATAGTCGAATTAGTGCCGCAAACACAAGTAGCCCAGCAATCACGAAATTACCAACTGTTAGTAGCAGCGCTAGGGAAAATCACCCCAACGGTTAGTAGCTTTTTTGATGGTGCTGACAGCGTTTTAGTGATGGACCCCAATCCCGACATCAAGCGCAATCGGTTACATTTACTCGGTTTACTTCGCAATCATGCCCGTGTCTTAGCTGATTTTGGCGCCATTGTCAAAAATTTGTAG